The DNA segment CGTGTACGTGGATCCCGAGTTCTTGAACGTGAAGTGGCGGTTCGAGTACATGCCCTCGAAGAAAAGGTTCGACGTGAAGACGCCGTTGTAGGCGACGGAGAGCGTGTCCTGCGGAAGCTCGCGCTGGACGAAGCTCGCCGTGTCCAGGACGACGCCGAAGACGTTGTTCCCTTCCTTGCTGCCGATGCTCAGGTAGGAAGCGGTGAGGGTGTGGTTCTGGACCGGGGTGATCGTGAGCTTGCCCGAGTAGCGCTGCTCGTCGATCGTGTTCGTGTAGGGGATTCCCTCGTAGCCGCCGACGGGCGTCTGGCCGTTCACCTTCGCGTCCGCGAACGTGGTTGCGGCCGTGCCCACCTTCGCGCTGCGGCCGGAGCCGAAGAACCAGATGTGGTCCTTCCAGATCGGGCCGCCGAGGGTCGCCTCGTACCGCTCGTTCAGGTCCTGGACGCGCGTCTCGCCCTGGGGCGACACGGCGCTCCACGCGTCGTTGACGAACGTCGTCCGGAACGAGCCCGAGAACGAGTTGCCGCCGGACTTCGTCACCGTGTTGATGACGCCGCCCTGGAACCGGCCGTACTCGGCCGAGATCCCGTTCACGTTCGTGGTCGTCTCCTGGATCGCGTCCTCGACGAACAGGTTGTTCGGCGTCGCGCGGATGTTGTCCGTGATGACGGCGCCGTCGACCGTGTAGAGGTTGTCGAACGTGGGCGCGCCGCCGATCGTGAGGGCGTTGCCGAGGCTCACGACCGGGATGACGCCCGAGGAGAGCGCCGCGGCCTGCGCGATCGTGCGCGTGTTCGGCAGCTGGTTCGAGAGGTCGCTCGTGATCGTCGTCGAGGCCTGCGACGTCGTCGAGACGATGTCGGACTTCGCCGTGACGACGGCGCTCGCCTGAACGCCCGAGAGCGTCATGTTGATGTCGAGGGCGGACGGCTGGCCCGCCGTCACCTTGACCGTCTTCGTGATGGGCTGGAAGCCCTGGAGCGCGAACGCGACGGTGTAGTCGCCCGGGGGGAGCGCCGAGAACGTGAAGCCCCCGTTGTTGGACGTCGTCGTCGTGCGCGTCCCCTGCAGGTTTTTCGAAGTGATCGTCACGGTCACGCCGGGCAGGCCGGCGTTCTCGTTCTCGACCTTTCCGGTGAGGTTACCCGTCGTCGTGCCCTGGCCCATCGCGCTCGTCGCACCGACGACGACCACGAGGAGAAGAGCCAGGAGTCCGAGGATCCTGTTTCTTGTCATGCTGCTTCTTTCCTCCTCCATTGAGATTCAGATGAACTTTTCCGCCCGGGACGAGGCCACAACCAACGGGATGGATTCCGTGTGCCCGGAACGGTGCTTCGAAGTGCGCTCAGTCGTTTGAGTCCTAGCACTCTACATGCCGTCCCTGCCACTCGTAAACCGCCTTTTATCCCACTGCAAACAAAAGCCTTCACCACCAGCTGCAGGGCTGTGGACGCGAATGTCGAACGGCAGCCGGGATTTCGGTCCAAGTTTCCGTAGACGAGGCGGGGGCGATTGCTCGAGGCCAGGGAGATTCGAACGCTCCTGTATAGTTGCGAGTTGGCGCGCCTCCTCGAGGCGCCCGACTGAAACCGCGCCTCGCGCTGGAGTCGTCATGAAGCGATCGATCTCCGCCCTCGCCCTCCTCGCTCTCCTCGTCTCGGCTGCCGGGCCTGCGCTGGCCGCGCTCGACAAGTACAAGGACTGGGAGAAATCGCCCGAGTACCAGTACCTCACGACGGACGCCGAGAAGAAGGACTGGAAGAAGGTCGCGTCCGACGAAGAGGCCGAGAAGTTCATCGCGCTGTTCTGGGCGCGGCGCGACCCGGACATCAAGACGCCGCGCAACGAGTTCCGCGAGCGCTTCGACGCGCTCGTGAAGCTCGCCGACGAGCGCTTCGCGGTCGGCAAGAAGCGCGGCGCCCTGACCGAGCGCGGCAGGCTGGTCATCCTCGTCGGCCCCCCGAAGGAGATCGCGGCGAAGGCGACGTCTTCCGCGGACACGCCGTTCGCCGGCACGGGAGGCGCCGGCGGCGTGTCGGGCACGGGCGGCGGCGCGTCGATGCTGTACACGTGGGTCTACGACAAGGCGCACCTGCCGGCGTGGGCCGACGTCCAGTCCCAGGAGATCAAGTTCATCGTCGACGTCGGCCTCGGGACCGAGTCGCTCCTCGACATGTCGCCGGCGAGGCGTTTCGAGAACAAGGCCGTGCAGATGTCGATCGTGAACCCGGACCTCAAGGAGGTTCCCGTCTACAAGACGCGCGAGCAGGCCGAGGCCGAGCAGAAGGCCGCCGTCGAGGCCGCCAAGGGCCCGGCCCTCGCTCCGGCGTCGCGCACCGCGATCGACGGCCTCCCGAAGGAGCCGTTCGGCGCTCTCGCCCTCCTCTCGCTCGCCTATCGCGACGGGGCGACGCGCCTCAGCGTCCAGCTCTACGCGCCGGCGGGCGCGGTCGGGACGGGCGAAGGTGTGCGCCTCGCGATCGTCGCGCGCGCCGCCGACGGGAGCGAGGCCGCCCGCGTCGACGAGGACGCGAAGCTCCTGAAGACCCGTTCCGACTTCTTCGCCGACCGCGCGCTGCGCGTCCTCCCCGGCGACTACGACGTCGCCGCTGTTCTTCTCGACGCCTCCGGCAAGGTCCTCGTGTCGGGGCGCCGGCCGATCACGGTCCCCGCGCTCCCGACGGAGTTCTCGGCCTCGGCCCTCGTGGTCGCCGTGAACGACTTCCCGACCGACGCGCCGGCGGCCGACGATCCGTTCACGTTCTCGTCCCGCCGCTTCGTCGTCAAGGGCGACGGCAAGCTGGATCCCGCCGACGGCCTCTCGTACGCGGTTCGCGTCTACAACCCCCCGGTGGACCCGGTGTCGCGCACGCTCACGCTCAAGCGCACGATCAAGCTCAAGCCGAAGGGCCAGCCGCCGATCGACGTGCCGACCCCGCCGGAGGAGCCGCAGAAGGTTCCCCCGTCGCAGGAGGGCGGCGCGCTCGTTCTCGACCTCGCCGGCGGCGTCATCGAGTCGAACCTCGGGCAGTACCTCAAGCCGAACGACTACGAGCTGCGCGTCACGATTCTCGACACGGTCACGCAGAAGAAGCTCGACCTCGTCGCGCCGTTCACGGTGGTGGGAAGCGCGGCCCCGGCTCCGGCGCCCGCGCCAGCGCCCAAGAAGAAGGGCTGAGGCCTGCTCGACCCTGACGCTCCCTACTCGACTCGAACGCTTGTCGTTCCGACCCCGACGCGGTTCGAGGCGACGTCCCGCACGGTCGCCACGAACCGCATGTTGCCGGTTCCCGACTTGAACTCGCCGCGGTAGACGAAGGGTTCCCTCCCGGAGGCCGCGAGGATCTCGGGCGTCACGACGATCTCCTGCCGCTGGGTGACGGGCGCCGAGCGCGCTCCGGTGTCCTCGACCGCCGCGAGGCCGATCTCGACGACGGCCTTCTTCTTACCGCCTTCGTCGAGGAACGTGAGCGCCGAGACGGGGACGACGACCGCGAACGGGACGAGGCGGCGCCCCATGCCGCCGCCCTTCCTGGGCGCGTCCGTCCGGACCGCCACCGCGAAGTCGCCGGCCGCGTCGGGGGTGATGAGCGCCAGTTCGAGCCGGTCGCGTGCGGCCTGTGCGGCCGTCAGCGGCGCGAAGCCGCGGCGCGTCCGAAGGGTCACGCCGGGGCGCGTCGTCCGGAGCTTCACGTCGTGCGTGGGCTTCTTCGCGTTGAGGGACGCGAGGGTGACGCCGACGGAGTAGTAGCTCCCGGATTCGCGGTAGATGCGGTCGAGCGAGGGCGCGAAGACGTTCCGGTTCTCGACGAGGACCCCACCCGTCTCGTCCGCGAAGCCCGCGAGGATCTCGCGCCGGTTCGAGTTCGCGAGGAAGGGGTCGATCGCGGGCGGGTCGGACTCGGAGGCGTCGCCGCCCGCCACGAGTCCGAGCGCGTCGATCGCGTGGAGCGTGATCCCGGCGCGGTTCGCGGACTCGAGGACGGCCCGGTACTGGGGCAGGACGTCGTAGTCGAACTGGTTCAGGGCGGTCCCGCCGAGGGCCTGCGCGAAGCTCTGGCCCGGGCGCAGCTCCATGCCGTGCGACACGTAGAGGAGAACGCGCTTTCCCGAGCGCGCCGCGAGCGCGTCGACGGTCCGGCGGAACTCGTCGAGCGTGCCCTTGTCGCGCGCCCACGCCTGCGCCCCCCAGGTCCGCACGATGGAGTCGCGCGCGGCCTGCCCCTGGATCGAAACCGGGGAGTAGCGCCGGGCTTCCCGGATCGCCTGGCGATACTGCGTGTCCCAGTAGAGCCCGCGCGGGGGGAGCTTTTCGAGCTTCGAGAGGCCGAGGAGGAGATCCTCCTTCGAGCTCGTGAAGGGCACGAAGACGCGGGTCGAGATGTTGTACGCGAGAAGCGCCATCGAGTCGGACGGCGTGAGGCGCGTGACGAAGTCGCGCAGCCCCTCGATGACGCGCTTCCTCTCGAACGGCATCAGGTGCTCGTCGTCGAAGAAGGCGAGGAACTGGCGGGGGACCCAGCGCGTGTCGCCGGCGCGCGTCGTCTCGAGGACGACGTCGGGCGACGCGTTCGCGAGATCCGGGCCGTGGACCTGCCCGGCGTCGATGCGGGCGAAATAGTCGGGCGCGTGCGGGATGCCGTCCACGATGACCGTGATCTCGCCCTTCGAGAGGTCCGTCACGGGTTCGCCGCCCTTGCCGGTCGCGACGACGTCGAGGTCCATCACCGTGACGTCCACGGCCGCGCGGACGCCCTCGCGGAGAAGGGACGGGGGCTCGGGCTGCTGGGCGGCGGCGACCACGGCGAGCGCGGCGGCGAGGACG comes from the Acidobacteriota bacterium genome and includes:
- a CDS encoding GWxTD domain-containing protein; translation: MKRSISALALLALLVSAAGPALAALDKYKDWEKSPEYQYLTTDAEKKDWKKVASDEEAEKFIALFWARRDPDIKTPRNEFRERFDALVKLADERFAVGKKRGALTERGRLVILVGPPKEIAAKATSSADTPFAGTGGAGGVSGTGGGASMLYTWVYDKAHLPAWADVQSQEIKFIVDVGLGTESLLDMSPARRFENKAVQMSIVNPDLKEVPVYKTREQAEAEQKAAVEAAKGPALAPASRTAIDGLPKEPFGALALLSLAYRDGATRLSVQLYAPAGAVGTGEGVRLAIVARAADGSEAARVDEDAKLLKTRSDFFADRALRVLPGDYDVAAVLLDASGKVLVSGRRPITVPALPTEFSASALVVAVNDFPTDAPAADDPFTFSSRRFVVKGDGKLDPADGLSYAVRVYNPPVDPVSRTLTLKRTIKLKPKGQPPIDVPTPPEEPQKVPPSQEGGALVLDLAGGVIESNLGQYLKPNDYELRVTILDTVTQKKLDLVAPFTVVGSAAPAPAPAPAPKKKG
- a CDS encoding VWA domain-containing protein, coding for MTPSVRFRRSGAAVLAAALAVVAAAQQPEPPSLLREGVRAAVDVTVMDLDVVATGKGGEPVTDLSKGEITVIVDGIPHAPDYFARIDAGQVHGPDLANASPDVVLETTRAGDTRWVPRQFLAFFDDEHLMPFERKRVIEGLRDFVTRLTPSDSMALLAYNISTRVFVPFTSSKEDLLLGLSKLEKLPPRGLYWDTQYRQAIREARRYSPVSIQGQAARDSIVRTWGAQAWARDKGTLDEFRRTVDALAARSGKRVLLYVSHGMELRPGQSFAQALGGTALNQFDYDVLPQYRAVLESANRAGITLHAIDALGLVAGGDASESDPPAIDPFLANSNRREILAGFADETGGVLVENRNVFAPSLDRIYRESGSYYSVGVTLASLNAKKPTHDVKLRTTRPGVTLRTRRGFAPLTAAQAARDRLELALITPDAAGDFAVAVRTDAPRKGGGMGRRLVPFAVVVPVSALTFLDEGGKKKAVVEIGLAAVEDTGARSAPVTQRQEIVVTPEILAASGREPFVYRGEFKSGTGNMRFVATVRDVASNRVGVGTTSVRVE